One window of Mixophyes fleayi isolate aMixFle1 chromosome 3, aMixFle1.hap1, whole genome shotgun sequence genomic DNA carries:
- the SIAH2 gene encoding E3 ubiquitin-protein ligase SIAH2 — MSRPSSAGPCASKPCGKQKQQPPPPHTPSPAVTTTISAASGPAAPPPSPAAAAAISGPVSQQQHHELTPLFECPVCFDYVLPPILQCQAGHLVCNQCRQKLSCCPSCRASLTPSIRNLAMEKVASAVLFPCKYASTGCALSLHHTEKPEHEDICEYRPYSCPCPGASCKWQGSLEAVMPHLTHAHKSITTLQGEDIVFLATDINLPGAVDWVMMQFCFSHHFMLVLEKQEKYEGHQQFFAIVLLIGTRKQAENFAYRLELNGNRRRLTWEATPRSIHDGVAAAIMNSDCLVFDTAIAHLFADNGNLGINVTISTCCP; from the exons ATGAGCCGCCCGTCCTCCGCCGGACCCTGTGCTAGCAAACCCTGCGGTAAACAGAAGCAGCAGCCACCGCCGCCTCACACTCCGTCCCCTGCGGTCACCACAACGATCTCCGCTGCATCTGGCCCCGCCGCGCCCCCTCCCTCCCCGGCGGCGGCAGCAGCGATCTCGGGGCCGGTGTCTCAGCAGCAGCATCACGAACTGACACCTCTCTTCGAGTGCCCGGTCTGCTTTGACTATGtcttacctcccatcctgcagtGCCAGGCCGGGCACCTGGTCTGCAACCAATGCCGCCAGAAGCTGAGCTGCTGCCCCTCTTGTAGGGCATCCCTTACCCCCAGCATCCGGAACCTGGCGATGGAGAAGGTGGCCTCTGCTGTCCTGTTTCCATGTAAG TATGCTTCTACGGGATGCGCGCTGTCTCTCCATCACACTGAAAAGCCTGAACACGAGGACATCTGTGAATATCGCCCCTACTCGTGTCCCTGCCCCGGAGCCTCCTGCAAATGGCAAGGTTCACTGGAAGCAGTCATGCCCCACCTCACACACGCCCACAAGAGCATCACCACCCTTCAAGGAGAAGATATAGTCTTCCTTGCTACAGACATTAACCTGCCAGGGGCTGTCGACTGGGTCATGATGCAGTTCTGTTTCAGCCACCACTTCATGTTAGTGCTGGAGAAACAAGAGAAGTACGAGGGCCACCAGCAGTTCTTTGCCATTGTCCTCTTGATAGGAACACGAAAACAAGCCGAGAACTTTGCTTACAGACTCGAACTCAATGGAAACCGCAGACGTTTGACCTGGGAAGCCACGCCAAGGTCCATTCATGATGGCGTTGCAGCCGCCATCATGAACAGCGATT